One region of Anaeromyxobacter paludicola genomic DNA includes:
- a CDS encoding ArnT family glycosyltransferase, with translation MRRLAILIFLGLLYLPALGASESGTHPDESYYLAISAEMDREGAWLTPTMDGAPFWYKPPLLYWAERLTYGAFGRDFFAARLPAALCAVALALATGALARRLYGERAALPATLLTATTFGFLKFGRMAMMDAPMALALAVAALGAWRASEEERPRQLLLCGLGAAMATLLKGPVGAVLVLLVAGGFLALRRPRLLASRHTLLAFLLGAAVALPWYVLSLLRHGHRFWQFFVVEQNVDRFRHAWTWSGEATLLVGFLVYLLPWTFLFLGALPAPRRLREPAVLLPALWVAAVLLLFTVPSLKWPHYGLACSPAAILLACRAPPPRWARVATGIVLAGMGVVLLLALRFPLPAAGRLGAVLAAAGLLAGAAAALRGSVSLGAALGGLGLAAVAGLVVPAVNPPALPPGARDALDGREVWFYGPPPPGVFTLALGRPVHKAWGAQAAADVLSAGGVVIATEPHLREIPFRGEARELLRWRHLPGYLPAGAVLAAWRAGDPTPLFEPMVAVTRR, from the coding sequence TTGCGCCGCCTCGCCATCCTCATCTTCCTCGGGCTCCTGTACCTCCCCGCGCTCGGCGCGTCCGAGTCCGGCACCCACCCCGACGAGTCCTACTACCTCGCGATCAGCGCCGAGATGGACCGCGAGGGCGCGTGGCTCACGCCCACCATGGACGGCGCGCCGTTCTGGTACAAGCCGCCGCTCCTCTACTGGGCGGAGCGGCTCACCTACGGCGCCTTCGGCCGCGACTTCTTCGCGGCGCGGCTGCCGGCGGCGCTCTGCGCGGTGGCGCTCGCCCTGGCGACCGGGGCGCTGGCGCGGCGGCTCTACGGCGAGCGGGCGGCGCTCCCCGCCACGCTCCTCACCGCGACCACCTTCGGCTTCCTCAAGTTCGGCCGCATGGCCATGATGGACGCGCCCATGGCGCTGGCGCTCGCCGTCGCGGCCCTCGGCGCCTGGCGGGCCTCGGAGGAGGAGCGGCCGCGCCAGCTCCTCCTCTGCGGGCTCGGGGCGGCGATGGCGACCCTGCTCAAGGGGCCGGTGGGCGCGGTCCTGGTGCTGCTCGTGGCCGGCGGGTTCCTCGCCCTGCGGCGCCCGCGCCTCCTCGCCTCGCGCCACACGCTGCTCGCCTTTCTGCTCGGCGCGGCGGTGGCGCTGCCCTGGTACGTCCTCTCCCTCCTGCGCCACGGCCACCGCTTCTGGCAGTTCTTCGTGGTCGAGCAGAACGTCGATCGGTTCCGCCACGCCTGGACCTGGAGCGGCGAGGCGACCCTCCTCGTCGGCTTCCTCGTCTACCTCCTGCCCTGGACCTTCCTCTTCCTCGGCGCGCTGCCGGCCCCGCGGCGGCTGCGGGAGCCGGCGGTGCTGCTCCCGGCGCTCTGGGTGGCGGCCGTGCTGCTCCTCTTCACGGTGCCGTCGCTCAAGTGGCCGCACTACGGGCTCGCCTGCTCCCCCGCCGCGATCCTGCTCGCCTGCCGCGCGCCGCCGCCGCGCTGGGCGCGGGTCGCCACCGGGATCGTCCTCGCCGGAATGGGCGTGGTGCTGCTCCTCGCGCTCCGCTTCCCGCTCCCGGCGGCGGGCCGCCTCGGCGCGGTGCTCGCGGCGGCGGGGCTCCTCGCCGGCGCGGCCGCGGCGCTCCGCGGGAGCGTCTCCCTCGGCGCCGCGCTCGGCGGGCTCGGGCTCGCCGCGGTGGCCGGGCTGGTGGTGCCGGCGGTGAACCCGCCCGCGCTTCCCCCGGGCGCGCGCGACGCCCTCGACGGACGGGAGGTCTGGTTCTACGGCCCGCCGCCGCCGGGCGTCTTTACCCTCGCGCTCGGCCGGCCGGTGCACAAGGCGTGGGGCGCGCAGGCCGCGGCCGACGTCCTCTCGGCGGGCGGGGTGGTGATCGCGACGGAGCCGCACCTCCGCGAGATCCCGTTCCGCGGCGAGGCGCGCGAGCTCCTGCGCTGGCGACACCTCCCGGGCTACCTGCCGGCGGGCGCCGTCCTGGCCGCCTGGCGAGCGGGCGATCCCACGCCGCTCTTCGAGCCCATGGTGGCCGTGACCCGCCGCTAG